From a region of the Feifania hominis genome:
- a CDS encoding MBL fold metallo-hydrolase, translated as MRFVTLCSGSSGNATLVSHQNTHILIDAGLSFRALKTSLAKLGLEPRDLTALFLTHEHSDHVRGVPAIAEKTAVPIYGRRASLEAVVLASGTIMPDRLTALAGDGNFEAGELYVHPFETPHDSAACVGYSIFSPDGRKLSLVTDLGCVTETVAKNLHNSDFVLIESNYDEQMLRTGRYPPYLKRRIASDSGHLSNAACAEVVESLVCGGTEHFVLVHLSDKNNLPKLALETTCRRLMSRGVRPGEVTVDIAPRFEMSRPFDF; from the coding sequence TTGAGATTTGTCACACTCTGCAGCGGGTCCAGCGGAAACGCAACGCTGGTCAGCCACCAAAACACCCACATTCTCATCGACGCGGGCCTCTCGTTTCGCGCACTGAAGACGTCGCTTGCAAAGCTCGGGCTCGAGCCGCGCGATCTCACGGCGCTCTTTTTGACCCATGAGCACTCCGACCATGTGCGCGGCGTGCCCGCCATCGCCGAGAAGACGGCCGTTCCCATCTACGGCCGGCGGGCCTCGCTCGAGGCCGTAGTCCTCGCGAGCGGCACCATAATGCCCGACCGGCTCACAGCGCTCGCCGGCGACGGCAACTTTGAAGCGGGCGAGCTCTATGTGCACCCCTTTGAGACGCCGCACGATTCGGCGGCCTGTGTGGGGTACAGCATTTTCTCACCGGACGGGCGAAAGCTCTCCCTTGTGACCGACCTCGGTTGTGTGACCGAGACAGTGGCCAAGAATCTACATAATTCCGACTTTGTCCTCATTGAGTCCAACTACGACGAGCAGATGCTGCGCACGGGGCGCTACCCGCCCTATCTCAAGCGGCGCATCGCGTCGGACAGCGGTCACCTTTCAAACGCCGCCTGCGCCGAAGTGGTCGAGAGCCTTGTCTGCGGCGGTACGGAGCACTTTGTGCTGGTACATCTGTCGGACAAGAACAATCTGCCGAAGCTGGCGCTCGAGACCACCTGCCGCAGACTGATGAGCCGGGGTGTCCGCCCGGGCGAGGTGACGGTGGACATCGCACCGCGCTTTGAAATGAGCAGGCCGTTTGATTTTTGA
- a CDS encoding RNA polymerase sigma factor: MAIVWRAQELVEREENHVYRAALAILKNREDAEDVTQETFVKLFLKQPTFESETHARAWLLRVAINLSKSRLRLVWRRRRETLLESYPAPEPESRELLEAVMALRAPERTVVHLYYYEGYSTAEIATLTGSRESTVRSRLSRARARLRAQLEGEIP; the protein is encoded by the coding sequence ATGGCGATTGTGTGGCGGGCGCAGGAGTTGGTCGAACGCGAGGAAAACCATGTGTACCGCGCGGCGCTTGCGATTTTGAAAAACCGCGAGGATGCCGAGGATGTCACGCAGGAGACGTTCGTCAAGCTCTTTTTGAAGCAGCCGACCTTTGAGAGCGAGACCCACGCGAGGGCGTGGCTGCTGCGTGTGGCAATCAACCTCAGCAAAAGCCGCCTGCGCCTGGTGTGGCGCCGGCGCCGGGAGACGCTGCTCGAGAGCTATCCCGCGCCGGAGCCCGAGAGCAGAGAACTGCTCGAAGCGGTCATGGCGCTGCGCGCGCCCGAGCGCACAGTAGTTCATCTGTATTACTACGAGGGCTATTCAACCGCAGAGATCGCGACGCTGACCGGCAGCCGCGAGTCGACTGTCCGCAGCCGGCTCTCGCGTGCGAGAGCGAGGCTCAGAGCACAGTTGGAAGGAGAGATACCATGA
- a CDS encoding substrate-binding domain-containing protein — translation MKVTIKDIAEQANVSTATVSKVLNKNDLSISKATRERVLKVVKRNNYIPNAMAKGLKSRRSNMIGFILPDITNPFFPELARGIEDKAKEYNFGVVFCNTDDDPDREGECFRFLGSQMIDGIIFASSQEESSYDNALLRSVPVVMVDRGVTIADGNVGKVSIDSRSASAAATQLLVGSGCRRVAYISAKCNTANQRYLGYLGALEKSGIKVDESLIYLGEYDVETGLRGTQWLLEQGSFDGIVCGNDLIAAGAMTVLGRNGLSVPGDVKVIGFDNIYLSQHLNPPLTTVEQPTYEIGRTAAEMLLENIVNGVPLYSRKLDYRIIMRQTV, via the coding sequence GTGAAAGTGACGATCAAGGACATTGCGGAACAGGCGAATGTCTCGACAGCGACAGTCTCCAAAGTTCTCAACAAGAACGATTTGAGTATCTCCAAGGCAACGCGCGAACGGGTGCTCAAGGTCGTCAAACGCAACAACTACATACCGAACGCCATGGCGAAAGGCCTCAAGAGCCGCCGCTCCAACATGATCGGTTTCATCCTGCCCGATATTACAAACCCCTTTTTCCCGGAACTTGCGCGGGGAATTGAAGACAAGGCCAAAGAGTACAACTTCGGTGTCGTGTTCTGCAACACCGACGACGATCCCGACCGGGAGGGGGAGTGCTTCCGCTTTCTCGGCTCCCAGATGATCGACGGCATCATCTTCGCAAGCAGCCAGGAGGAGAGCTCCTACGACAACGCGCTGCTTCGAAGCGTGCCGGTCGTCATGGTGGACCGCGGCGTCACCATTGCAGATGGGAACGTCGGCAAGGTGTCCATTGATTCGCGAAGCGCCTCCGCCGCCGCGACCCAGCTGCTCGTCGGCTCAGGTTGCCGGAGAGTCGCCTACATCTCGGCGAAGTGCAACACCGCAAACCAGCGCTATCTCGGCTATCTCGGGGCCCTTGAGAAATCGGGCATCAAGGTGGATGAGAGCCTGATCTACCTCGGGGAGTATGATGTGGAGACGGGCCTGCGTGGAACGCAGTGGCTTCTCGAGCAGGGAAGTTTCGACGGAATCGTCTGCGGCAACGACCTCATCGCCGCGGGCGCCATGACCGTCCTCGGGCGAAACGGGCTGAGTGTGCCGGGCGATGTCAAAGTCATCGGCTTTGACAACATCTACCTGTCGCAGCACCTGAACCCTCCGCTGACCACGGTGGAGCAGCCGACCTATGAGATCGGCCGCACGGCGGCGGAGATGCTGCTCGAAAACATCGTCAACGGCGTGCCGCTCTACAGCCGAAAGCTCGACTACCGCATCATCATGCGCCAGACCGTATAA
- a CDS encoding BMP family ABC transporter substrate-binding protein, with protein sequence MSKRILAFLLATVLLLAVFAGCSPKTNDPGTTDPGTTDPDNQGGAGAVDGGRSEDGTGKACLITSTARGNEFIDLIWSGFTDLEKEGWEVKCIETFETAEQAEQVRSMCAEGYNIIYTQGDDVMKTVLDMQDELTDMYPDTFFIFLDTYSKTTMPNSCAVTIDPFEACFIAGYVAAKTSQSGVVGLMLPLDTPIMQRFEYGYYAGADYANNGTEIIKAYTNDWSDTTKGYESAKALKGNNPDMDVMIQAAYISGYGVIQACAEMELPCIGVDDWQGDIDPIVFWSAIKSMNVAVYETAHMWAEGDEFPFAMEFDLNDGGYAYEDVDLKNLSDELAAEVEQLKADIMSGTVDIFAGDYEEWRETNFDQEGE encoded by the coding sequence ATGAGTAAAAGAATTCTCGCATTCCTGTTGGCGACCGTTCTGCTGCTGGCAGTCTTTGCAGGCTGCTCGCCGAAGACGAACGATCCCGGCACAACCGATCCCGGAACGACCGACCCGGACAACCAGGGCGGCGCTGGCGCCGTCGATGGCGGCAGAAGCGAAGACGGAACAGGCAAAGCCTGCCTGATCACTTCCACCGCACGCGGCAACGAGTTCATCGACCTGATCTGGTCGGGCTTCACCGATCTCGAGAAAGAGGGCTGGGAAGTCAAGTGCATCGAGACCTTTGAGACCGCTGAGCAGGCCGAGCAGGTCCGCTCCATGTGCGCCGAGGGCTACAACATCATCTACACCCAGGGCGACGACGTCATGAAGACCGTCCTCGACATGCAGGATGAGCTCACCGACATGTATCCCGACACTTTCTTCATTTTCCTTGACACCTATTCCAAGACCACCATGCCGAACTCCTGCGCGGTCACCATCGACCCGTTTGAGGCCTGCTTCATCGCCGGCTATGTCGCGGCGAAGACCTCTCAGAGCGGCGTTGTCGGCCTGATGCTCCCGCTCGACACCCCGATCATGCAGCGCTTTGAGTACGGCTACTATGCCGGCGCCGACTATGCCAACAACGGCACCGAGATCATCAAGGCATATACCAACGACTGGTCCGATACCACCAAGGGCTACGAGTCCGCGAAGGCTCTCAAGGGCAACAACCCCGACATGGACGTCATGATCCAGGCTGCCTACATCTCCGGCTACGGTGTCATCCAGGCCTGCGCCGAGATGGAGCTGCCCTGCATCGGTGTTGACGACTGGCAGGGCGACATCGACCCGATCGTCTTCTGGAGCGCCATCAAGTCCATGAACGTGGCGGTCTATGAGACAGCTCACATGTGGGCTGAGGGCGACGAGTTCCCGTTCGCGATGGAGTTCGACCTCAACGACGGCGGCTATGCCTATGAGGATGTCGACCTGAAGAACCTCAGCGACGAGCTCGCTGCTGAAGTTGAGCAGCTCAAGGCTGACATCATGTCCGGAACCGTCGACATCTTCGCCGGCGACTACGAGGAGTGGAGAGAGACCAACTTCGACCAGGAAGGCGAATAA
- a CDS encoding ABC transporter ATP-binding protein produces the protein MSENEYILQMKNIRKTFGKLVANDNVTFNVKKGTVHALIGENGAGKSTLMNILTCIHKPDHGDIIINGEKMAFRDSLDAARHGIGMVYQEFMLFKDLSIADNIMMGFEEKKLGIFLDKKKSRKKIEEICEKYHFNIPLDEKVKDCPVAMLQQVEIVKVLYKGADIIILDEPTSVLTPQGVEGLFDAIRFLTQQGKTVIFISHKLKEVFAIADEITVLRDGKISGHVLPSEVNENELANMMVGREVMLQSNKVMREPGEKILEVKNLSVKDKEGILRVKNVSFDIRAGEIVGIAGVAGSGQQQLVEAIFGARAPEHGAEIRFCGQDITQKTSRERRCMGMGYVPQDRLGAGGNGVGTLWENAIMGYHVAHGFKSKVFLDRKEVNDFSSRVIKEFNVKCQSLNDRLRSLSGGNIQKLIVGRESIQDNKLLIVEDPTRGIDVGAIEFVWAKLLEIAKSGMAVLLVSHELNEVMQLSDRILVIYNGEVSDGGRYQELTDKEIGLLMLGGEQVHAS, from the coding sequence ATGAGTGAAAACGAGTACATCCTGCAAATGAAAAACATCCGAAAGACATTCGGAAAACTGGTCGCCAACGACAACGTCACATTCAATGTGAAAAAGGGGACCGTGCACGCGCTGATCGGTGAGAATGGCGCGGGCAAGAGCACATTGATGAACATTCTCACCTGCATTCACAAACCCGATCACGGTGATATCATCATCAATGGGGAAAAAATGGCGTTTCGGGATTCTCTCGACGCCGCAAGACACGGCATTGGCATGGTCTATCAGGAGTTCATGCTCTTCAAGGATCTGAGCATTGCCGACAACATCATGATGGGCTTTGAGGAGAAGAAGCTCGGCATCTTCCTCGACAAGAAAAAGTCGAGAAAGAAAATTGAAGAGATCTGCGAAAAGTATCACTTCAATATCCCGCTTGACGAAAAGGTCAAGGACTGCCCGGTCGCCATGCTGCAGCAGGTGGAGATCGTCAAGGTCCTCTACAAGGGCGCCGACATCATCATTCTCGACGAGCCGACTTCGGTTCTGACTCCTCAGGGTGTTGAGGGCCTGTTTGATGCAATCCGCTTTCTCACCCAGCAGGGCAAAACCGTCATCTTCATCTCGCACAAGCTCAAAGAGGTCTTCGCCATTGCTGATGAGATCACCGTGCTGCGTGACGGCAAGATCTCGGGCCATGTGCTGCCGAGCGAGGTCAACGAAAACGAGCTTGCCAACATGATGGTCGGCCGCGAGGTCATGCTCCAGTCGAACAAGGTCATGCGCGAGCCGGGTGAGAAGATCCTCGAGGTCAAAAATCTCAGCGTCAAGGACAAGGAGGGTATCCTCCGCGTCAAGAATGTCAGTTTTGACATCAGAGCCGGTGAGATTGTCGGCATTGCGGGTGTTGCGGGCTCCGGCCAGCAGCAGCTTGTCGAGGCCATCTTCGGGGCGCGTGCTCCCGAGCACGGCGCAGAAATCCGCTTCTGCGGGCAGGACATCACCCAGAAGACCTCCCGCGAGCGCCGCTGCATGGGTATGGGCTATGTGCCGCAGGATCGTCTGGGCGCCGGCGGCAACGGCGTTGGAACCCTCTGGGAGAACGCCATCATGGGTTACCATGTGGCCCATGGCTTCAAGAGCAAAGTCTTCCTTGACCGCAAAGAGGTCAATGACTTTTCGAGCCGTGTCATCAAGGAGTTCAATGTCAAATGTCAGAGCCTGAATGACAGACTGCGCAGTCTGTCAGGCGGCAACATCCAGAAACTGATTGTCGGCCGTGAGAGCATTCAGGACAACAAGCTGCTCATCGTCGAGGACCCGACCCGTGGTATTGACGTCGGTGCCATCGAATTTGTGTGGGCAAAGCTTCTGGAAATTGCAAAATCCGGCATGGCGGTTCTGCTCGTCAGCCACGAGCTCAATGAGGTCATGCAGCTGTCCGATCGGATTCTTGTCATCTACAACGGCGAAGTCTCCGACGGCGGCAGATACCAGGAGCTCACGGATAAAGAGATCGGTCTTTTGATGCTGGGAGGTGAACAGGTCCATGCAAGCTAA
- a CDS encoding ABC transporter permease, translating into MQAKANQSGLNRTVKKYFGPEFRIGVARYVLSFIGVLIVGSLLIASQGEDPVHAVQEIVKGAFGGRVQFGNTLRWATPCLLTGAAAIVAFKSGVTNLGIEGQMYVGAVTAGILGYMVQLPAHLHAILCVISAGIAGVIWVIIPAIMRLFFSIDEYVTTMMMNFVATLFCDYIVVWHVLPSIGVTTVTAATPNIHKTARLSQLIKGTSSSTGFIIGIGVTLLVYVIYKYTIKGYELKQVGENLKFAQTGGVNVKKTFISIFVLSGFIAGMCGGIEVSGGYYRYVSNFSTTMGWEGIMIANISNRNPIALIFVSLVWGALKTGAMAMERATTLNRLTVNLLQMIFVLLVSIDYEGIANHFKDRKRKKMEAKQFAMQGGAQ; encoded by the coding sequence ATGCAAGCTAAAGCAAATCAGAGCGGTCTGAACCGCACTGTCAAGAAGTACTTCGGGCCCGAATTCAGAATCGGAGTAGCGCGCTACGTGCTCTCGTTCATTGGTGTTCTGATCGTCGGCTCTCTTCTGATCGCCTCGCAGGGCGAGGACCCGGTTCACGCTGTACAGGAAATCGTCAAGGGCGCGTTCGGCGGCAGGGTTCAGTTCGGCAACACTCTGCGCTGGGCAACCCCCTGTCTGCTGACCGGCGCCGCGGCCATCGTCGCGTTCAAGTCGGGCGTCACAAACCTCGGCATTGAGGGCCAGATGTATGTCGGTGCCGTCACCGCCGGCATCCTCGGCTACATGGTACAGCTGCCGGCCCATCTCCACGCGATTCTCTGCGTGATCTCGGCCGGTATCGCCGGTGTCATCTGGGTCATCATTCCGGCGATCATGCGCCTGTTCTTCAGCATTGACGAGTACGTCACAACCATGATGATGAACTTTGTCGCGACGCTCTTCTGCGACTACATCGTCGTGTGGCATGTTCTGCCGAGCATCGGTGTCACGACCGTCACGGCCGCCACGCCGAACATCCACAAGACTGCGCGCCTGTCGCAGCTGATCAAGGGAACCTCGTCAAGCACCGGTTTCATCATCGGCATCGGCGTCACGCTGCTGGTCTACGTCATCTACAAGTACACCATCAAGGGATATGAGCTCAAGCAGGTCGGCGAGAACCTCAAGTTTGCGCAGACCGGCGGTGTCAACGTGAAAAAGACCTTCATCTCGATCTTCGTGCTCTCCGGCTTCATTGCCGGTATGTGCGGCGGCATCGAGGTCTCCGGCGGCTACTACCGCTATGTGTCGAACTTCTCGACCACGATGGGTTGGGAGGGCATCATGATTGCCAACATCTCCAACCGCAACCCCATCGCGCTGATCTTTGTCTCGCTGGTCTGGGGTGCTCTCAAGACGGGAGCCATGGCCATGGAGCGTGCGACAACGCTCAATCGCCTGACGGTCAACCTGCTGCAGATGATCTTTGTTCTGCTCGTGTCGATCGACTATGAGGGCATTGCAAACCACTTCAAAGACAGAAAGAGAAAGAAAATGGAAGCCAAACAGTTTGCCATGCAGGGAGGTGCTCAGTAA
- a CDS encoding ABC transporter permease, with the protein MFWDVVMTCLSPITFAAALRLSCPLIIGSIGGCFNEKISTGNIAYECFMLTGAFFAAYGSYLTGNPYMGSLIAILSGLVLAAIYGILVYHLNCNAMIVSVAYNNGAWALTTLLLVTVWGVRGNFTDPSIVSYNTITFDFLKNIPILDTLFNNNIGMVYFAFVFAVIGGIVMYKTPFGLRLRGVGSNPDAAQTAGISVRKYRWIGLLIMGASMGLAGSYLPLSGLSMFTENMTRGRGFLCLTAILVGKADPFKTTLVAILFGYSTSMTLVLSTFGLPTQIMNMVPYVMVLVVLLVAGMRNFKGTAEISGDTI; encoded by the coding sequence ATGTTTTGGGATGTTGTTATGACCTGTCTGAGCCCGATCACGTTCGCAGCGGCGCTTCGCCTGTCCTGCCCGCTGATCATCGGCTCCATCGGCGGCTGCTTCAACGAGAAGATCAGCACCGGAAACATCGCCTACGAGTGCTTCATGCTGACCGGCGCTTTCTTTGCCGCCTACGGCAGCTACCTCACCGGCAACCCCTATATGGGCTCGCTGATTGCCATTCTGTCGGGTCTCGTACTCGCGGCGATCTACGGAATCCTCGTCTATCACCTCAACTGCAACGCGATGATCGTGTCGGTTGCGTACAACAACGGCGCCTGGGCGCTGACCACGCTGCTTCTCGTCACCGTCTGGGGTGTCAGAGGCAACTTCACCGACCCGTCCATCGTCAGCTACAATACCATCACCTTTGACTTCTTGAAGAATATTCCGATTCTTGACACCCTGTTCAACAACAACATCGGCATGGTCTACTTCGCGTTTGTCTTCGCGGTCATCGGCGGCATCGTCATGTACAAGACGCCCTTTGGCCTGCGGCTGCGCGGTGTGGGCAGCAACCCCGATGCGGCGCAGACTGCCGGCATCAGCGTGAGAAAGTACCGCTGGATCGGCCTGCTGATCATGGGCGCCTCGATGGGCCTTGCGGGCTCCTACCTGCCGCTGAGCGGCCTTTCGATGTTCACCGAGAACATGACCCGTGGCCGCGGCTTTTTGTGCCTGACCGCCATTCTCGTCGGCAAGGCCGACCCGTTCAAGACGACGCTGGTCGCGATACTCTTCGGCTATTCGACATCCATGACGCTGGTTCTGTCCACCTTTGGCCTGCCGACGCAGATCATGAATATGGTGCCCTATGTCATGGTGCTGGTTGTGCTTCTTGTCGCGGGCATGCGCAACTTCAAGGGCACGGCTGAGATCAGCGGCGACACCATTTGA
- a CDS encoding SUMF1/EgtB/PvdO family nonheme iron enzyme, with protein sequence MREEITMLKQELVKIERDSYIYRVVHRIMEGDCQMNHGPELVTVGPLLAQKYCVTNAMYYEFIRESGYQPKNPVNYLKHWENGKYRPGQEDLPVVNISQDDARAYAEHYGMRLPTEAEWQYLAAGPAHLKYPWGNNKEYARCNVYGEQLERVDSHPEGVSPFGLYNMCGNVWEFTADCMHDHAPGHEDDHRFIVLRGGSYYTAPDYWHAEGGATPNDYHLKVHQLGDAMNRYETVGFRCVKECD encoded by the coding sequence GTGAGAGAGGAGATCACCATGCTCAAACAGGAACTGGTCAAAATCGAGCGTGACAGCTACATCTACCGCGTCGTGCACCGCATCATGGAGGGCGACTGCCAGATGAATCACGGACCCGAGCTCGTGACGGTTGGCCCACTGCTCGCGCAGAAGTACTGCGTGACAAACGCGATGTACTACGAGTTCATCCGGGAGAGCGGCTACCAGCCGAAGAATCCCGTCAATTACTTAAAGCACTGGGAAAACGGCAAATACCGCCCGGGGCAGGAGGATCTGCCAGTGGTCAACATCTCGCAGGACGACGCGCGCGCCTATGCCGAGCACTACGGCATGCGCCTGCCGACCGAGGCCGAGTGGCAGTACCTCGCCGCCGGTCCCGCCCATCTGAAGTACCCCTGGGGCAACAATAAGGAATACGCCCGCTGCAACGTCTACGGCGAGCAGCTTGAGAGGGTGGACAGCCACCCCGAGGGCGTGTCTCCCTTCGGGCTCTACAACATGTGCGGCAACGTCTGGGAGTTCACCGCCGACTGCATGCACGACCACGCTCCCGGCCACGAGGACGACCACCGCTTCATCGTGCTGCGCGGCGGCTCCTACTACACCGCGCCCGACTACTGGCATGCCGAGGGCGGCGCTACGCCCAACGACTACCATCTGAAAGTCCATCAGCTCGGCGACGCGATGAACCGCTACGAGACCGTCGGTTTCCGCTGTGTAAAGGAGTGTGACTGA